AGACATTCCCTCTCTTTAAGTCTGTGCCGGTCACATGTGATTCAGTGTAGAAAATCTCTAAAATGGTTTCTTTGACAACCCCATTGCCTCTCtacaacagctgcaaaaacgAAACAGATGATGTGTACTACAACGAGCTGCACTTCTATGACAAAGTCCAGATCCACGTAAGCATCCGCATTATATTCTGTATTCTTCAATGTACATAAAGCAGGCTGTTAAACGCTCCTTTATCTTGTCATCACTTTAAAGGACTCCAGAGAAAGGGTCTATGACCGCACCATCAATGTCTTGCTAAGGAAGATGAAACCTGATTGTGCTTGGCCTCGTCTTCAGAAAGATCCAGCTAAGGTAAGCACgagtgtttgtgtctgtgcccTTAAACCGATCAGTATCAAGGTATTCTATTCTTCTCATCTGGTATTTACTCAGGTTCATAAAAATAGCTTGGCTcatgtaaatactttttttatGAGGCTGAAGAATTCTTTACCAATGATACTTCCTCACTATTCATTTACCAGTTGAGTAGTACACTTCAAAATCCCAAACCTTAAGTTGAAAAAGTCTCACTTTTTCCGTCTCATAAAAATGCATTATATAAGCAAAGCTTTATATAAGTATTTATCTAAAGCTATTAATAGAGTGCCAGAGGATATTACAACTAACTAAGTAGGATGTTCTGTAATCCTCTCAACTTTACTTTTAGTAAATAATACCTAAAATGGTGTTGTTATGTCTTCATTCCACAGGCCAGTTGGATTTCAGTTGACTTTGATAACTGGAGGGACTGGGAGCACGAAGAAGATGAGGGAAAGGAGGAATATGACCATTATGTGGATGTGAGTGAATTCAGTGTTCTCAGTAATAAGATCAGTTAAATTCCAATATTGCTTCTGATCCCAGTGCATGTAATATGCAATACCTtccattattttttgtttaaatgccTTTTACAGATGATCCGAGAGATGGCTAACAGTGACAAAGGAGAAGCTCCAGATATGGGGGATCTTAGTGATGTAagtgaagtgttctcaagtgagGAGTGCACAATGTAAAACTGGGAATTACTTGTGCAATAGTCTATATTTAAGTATTCTACAATTAATGCAGACTGAAAATCTTTAGCTTATATTGATCATTTGATTGTGGAGACTAaccattcatccattttttttctcccaacaGTCTGACTGATACTTCATAATCTCTGGTGAAGCCTGCTGTAAATGTATAGCTCAAGATACTGAGGACAACACTTTGTTTACTGAAAGCTGTATTATATGCTAAAAATGAATGTGCTATTGtccaaaatgctgtttttaaatgtatgatGATATTATATGTGAGATTATTTATTGCTCTGTAATTGTTCACTGTGCACCGGCATGTGATTGGTAATAAAAGcaagttttattaaacacataaTTGCATTATATTGCTTGAGGTACTAACACTGGCTGAGTGAACTGGGGGATATAGAACATGATTTTGTCGGTAACTCCAGAAGATGGCAGTAACGTTGGAGTAAGTTTAAAAGCCTCAATCAGTAGCCCAAATTTAGTTTTTGATACACTTGTAATTATGCACTAAAAACACAGCCTCACTTTTTATACCTAGTCATGTTAGTGACCTGTTGCCGGTTAACATaactagtttaaaaaaaaaaattcttttgaAAACACTACTTTTCCAGCATTTTGTTGCCATCGTCtaaacctttttaaaatgatgtctAGTTTGAAATTacccaattttttttcttaaatcggTACATTTCATCACTTTAAACGTTTGGTATGTTGTCTGCGTTCTACTGAGAATAATTTATGGCTGTATCAGATTtggaaatcattgcattctggttttatttacattttacaatttAGGTTGTAGTTTATTCGATTTCATATCCTgagtttttctctttcccctgtaaaaaagtgcatttaaaagatGATTAACTAATAGTGGCTTATTTAATCTTTCacggttaatttaaaaaaaagaatatgaaGTGAAAGTCGAACTCATTAAGTTTGGACTATGATGGTACCCGTTGGCGTCCGCTGACAGCTGTAGGCTTCACCTCCCCGTGCTCGTGCTACCGGCTGGCGCAGTTTTCCTTtcaaaaacaggacaaaatgGCCTTTCAATGTCAGCGAGACTGCTATATGAAAGAGGTACGAAGCTTTTAAAAGCATGCGAAAAGACCTCCCGTAAGTTTATCAGCAGTTCGGTGCAGAAGTGATTAGCATGCCTGCTAACTGATGCACCTGCTAGCTACCTTTGTAACCAGAGCAAGGGCTGGAAGCTTGTTTATAA
The Oreochromis aureus strain Israel breed Guangdong linkage group 8, ZZ_aureus, whole genome shotgun sequence DNA segment above includes these coding regions:
- the LOC116320117 gene encoding putative protein PTGES3L isoform X2, whose product is MNKPKIVRPEESKPAHALWFDRKKYVTINFMVQKPKDVQVDIQPDKLILCCKNETDDVYYNELHFYDKVQIHDSRERVYDRTINVLLRKMKPDCAWPRLQKDPAKASWISVDFDNWRDWEHEEDEGKEEYDHYVDMIREMANSDKGEAPDMGDLSDSD